ATTGGGGCAATGAATGTCAATGCTGCTGTCAAATATTTCCGCAAACGCCGGAATATGGCCGTGGTAACAGGGGGCGATCGCGTGGAAATTCAGCAAGCGGCTTTGGAAACTTCTACCCAATGTCTCATCCTAACTGGACAACTCCCACCGCCTCCGTTTATTCTCAGTCGTGCTGAAGAATTAGAAATACCCATTCTGTCGGTAGATTTGGATACCTTAACTACCGTAGAAATTGTTGACCGTACTTTTGGTCAAGTGCGTGTCCACGAACCGATTAAAGTGGAATGCATTCGGCAATTGATGAGTGAGCATTTTGACTTAAACCGCTTATTGTCCAAATTAGGTTTAAGTCCAGCAGCAGCATTGTCTTAGATTGATTGAGTGAATTGAGCAAACCATCAAGCAACTAAACCACAGAATCGACAAATTGTAGCAATATCTAACTCAAGTAGGCTTCGCATCTGCACTCTGTTTGGTAAAATATCTTGGTCGTCTCAACTGATTAAGTCCATCTTTGAGCCAGTCAACAGACCTCATCAACCTCGACACATTAGCGCAAGAACTGGCGACAATCCAGCAAACAGGTTCTAAACGAATCGCCTTGCTGGGTTCCCGTCACGTTCCAATTACTCATCAGAATCTGATTGAAATGATGACCTATGCCCTGGTGTTATCAGGCAATCGGATCATCACTTCTGGTGCTATAGGTACCAATTCCGCCGCCATTAAGGGAGCAATGCGGGCCGACCCAAATTTGTTAACGGTGATTCTACCCCAAAGCTTGGAACGCCAACCCTATGAATCACGCCAGCAACTAGAACAGGTAATGCATCTGGTAGAAAATGCCAGTAATGATAATCTGTCCCTGGCTGAGGCGAGTTACATTTGCAACAAGGAGATTGTTTCCCGGTGCCAGCAACTGATTTGCTTTGCCTTCCACGACAGTCTTACCCTGCTGCAAACTTGCACAGATGCAGAAGAACAAAGAAAAGTGGTGACGCTTTTCTACTTTGACTAAAGTGAGACTTAGTATTAGTAAGTACGTTTCTCCCATTTCTCACCAACTAAACCATAGCGGTTTTAGTTGGCGTCCCCTGGGAGCTCATAAATGACTAATGACTAAATAAAAACCAGTCCCACTAAATTAATGAGGTTGATGATGCTATTACAACCCCAAGTTTCTGCTGTGCTTTTATATTCTATTGCGGCAGCTGCAATGCTAATTTATCTACCGTTTGTGCTGGTAGCTTATGCCCGTGCAAGTCTTGGGTATGAGGCGCTATCTAATCCTCGCACCGTATTTGATAAATTACCAACCTACGCCCAACGTGCTACCTGGGCACACCAGAATTCCTTTGAACAAAAATGTTTCGCGCAGTCCCCACCTAAAAATACTATAAAATATCTACATTTTAGGTGGGGTAAGCGAAACATGTATAAAACGCGCAGCAACAACTATTCCGGTTTTTCTTGATTCTGCACATACTCGATTAGCCGTGACAGAGGTGCTTGTGCGCCAACACTAATAATTGCATAAGAGCTAGACCAAAACTGTGGTTTAGTTCCCCAGTAAAACTTAGATAAATGCTCACTATACTCAGAACGCAATCGACGCGATGTGACTGTTTTAATATTATTCACTAATTTTGATAGGTCAACAGATGGGTGGGTTTCCAGCAGTGTGTGGACATGATCAGCCTCTCCACCAAATTCAATTAACTCACACTCCCACTTGATTAAAAGCTCTTTGATAATGATATTTATCCTATCCAGCATTTCAGCATTTAGAGACTTTCTCCGAAATTTAGTTACTAGAACCAAGTGGTAAATAAGTCTGAATGCACTGTTACTGCGGGTTTTTAGTGCTTGTTCCTTTTCCATTAACTAAGTCGATAACTAAGTTGACAACTATAAATAGTATCTGATATTATAATCTGAGTCAAGGTCGAGACTAAGGTCATGAGCAAGAAAAGAACTAAGCGGCATAAGTCAAAAAAGAAATTAGAACTAATTAGGACTGATGTCTGGAATTTAGTAACTCTGAAGTCGGAAAAAGAGCAAATGCTTTTAACAATTGAGGAGTATCGTAAATACCTTTTACCATTGGTAATAATAGTAAATTCTCAATGGATTAACCTGTCCGATCTAACTGCCTCCGAAAAGGTAAATGCTGTTGAAAAAATGATTCACAAAACAGCAGATAACCCCAACCCGAAGCATAAATATTTTCAATCAATTATTAAAAGTCATCCATCACATCGAAAGTTTCCCAGCTATTTAAGACGTGCTGCAATTGCAGATGCTATTGGAATTGTCTCAAGTTTTCAAACTCGTTATAGAGAGTGGCAGAGTGGGATTAGAGCTAGAAGGGATGCAAAACCACCGCGTCTGACTGCAATGTGTAATACCTACCCTGTATTGTACAAAAGTCAGCAGATTCGCTACAACTTAAATTATCAAACAGTTGATATTAAAGTTTGGAGCGGAACTGATTGGGTATGGCTTAGTGGAATTAAAGTAAAACGTCATGGACTTAATCGGCATCTAACAGATGGTAATGAAATA
The Gloeotrichia echinulata CP02 DNA segment above includes these coding regions:
- a CDS encoding DNA recombination-mediator protein A, coding for MSQSTDLINLDTLAQELATIQQTGSKRIALLGSRHVPITHQNLIEMMTYALVLSGNRIITSGAIGTNSAAIKGAMRADPNLLTVILPQSLERQPYESRQQLEQVMHLVENASNDNLSLAEASYICNKEIVSRCQQLICFAFHDSLTLLQTCTDAEEQRKVVTLFYFD
- the tnpA gene encoding IS200/IS605 family transposase, with product MEKEQALKTRSNSAFRLIYHLVLVTKFRRKSLNAEMLDRINIIIKELLIKWECELIEFGGEADHVHTLLETHPSVDLSKLVNNIKTVTSRRLRSEYSEHLSKFYWGTKPQFWSSSYAIISVGAQAPLSRLIEYVQNQEKPE